The following coding sequences are from one Phycisphaeraceae bacterium window:
- the rpsF gene encoding 30S ribosomal protein S6, whose amino-acid sequence MHMAEMRTYNYEGLFLLSQGVAADLSGAVAHIREVLDRAEAKIIAMRKWDERRLAYEIDKQKRGVYILAYFSCPAKNMGQLERAFNLSEKVMRNLIIRCDHMTLEEMQAADGQKEIEVEARLRAERPARPEGDTPAPAAVTADGEIENA is encoded by the coding sequence ATGCACATGGCAGAGATGCGGACGTACAACTACGAAGGGCTCTTCTTGCTCAGTCAGGGCGTCGCGGCCGACCTGAGCGGCGCCGTCGCCCACATCCGCGAGGTCCTCGACCGCGCCGAGGCCAAGATCATCGCGATGCGCAAGTGGGACGAGCGGCGCCTCGCCTACGAGATCGATAAGCAGAAGCGCGGCGTGTACATCCTCGCCTACTTCTCCTGCCCGGCCAAGAACATGGGCCAGCTCGAGCGGGCCTTCAACCTCTCCGAGAAGGTCATGCGGAACCTCATCATCCGCTGCGACCACATGACCCTCGAAGAGATGCAGGCCGCCGACGGCCAGAAGGAGATCGAGGTCGAGGCCCGGCTCCGCGCCGAGCGCCCGGCCCGTCCCGAGGGCGATACGCCCGCCCCCGCGGCGGTCACCGCCGACGGCGAGATCGAGAACGCCTGA
- the pth gene encoding aminoacyl-tRNA hydrolase, protein MKLIVGLGNPGSEYERTRHNAGFMALDRLARRHAAGATPRARFEASVLEAPIRGEKCLLMKPTTFMNRSGSSVAQAAGFFKVNPLADIFVMVDDSAIPLGSIRVRPDGGPGGHNGLADIQRALGGDAYVRCRIGIDPPPPPMSLHDYVLGRFTTEQESALAPALDKAADAAEIFVSEGVVAAMNRFNTRAKPSAPPAQEQSGAA, encoded by the coding sequence ATGAAACTGATCGTCGGCCTGGGCAATCCCGGTTCGGAGTACGAGCGCACCCGCCACAACGCGGGCTTCATGGCGCTCGACCGCCTCGCGCGCCGGCACGCCGCCGGCGCAACCCCGCGCGCCCGCTTCGAGGCGAGCGTGCTCGAGGCGCCGATCCGTGGCGAGAAGTGCCTGCTCATGAAGCCGACGACGTTCATGAACCGCTCCGGCTCCAGCGTCGCGCAGGCCGCCGGGTTCTTCAAGGTCAACCCGCTCGCCGACATCTTCGTGATGGTCGACGATTCCGCGATCCCGCTCGGCTCGATCCGCGTCCGCCCCGACGGCGGCCCCGGCGGCCACAACGGGCTCGCGGACATCCAGCGGGCCCTGGGCGGCGACGCGTACGTGCGGTGCCGGATCGGTATCGATCCGCCACCCCCGCCGATGTCGCTGCACGATTACGTCCTTGGGCGCTTTACCACCGAGCAGGAGTCGGCCCTCGCTCCGGCTCTCGACAAGGCCGCGGACGCCGCCGAGATCTTCGTCTCGGAGGGCGTCGTCGCGGCGATGAACAGGTTCAACACCCGGGCCAAGCCCTCGGCCCCTCCCGCGCAGGAGCAGTCCGGCGCGGCCTAG
- a CDS encoding 50S ribosomal protein L25, translated as MHEKQPTLVASKRDRVGSRYAKRFRTAGKLPANVYGHGRPPIAIAVDAKEAITHIHRGEKVFKLDFPGHSDMDEGQIVLLKELQFDHLGTNIVHADFARVDLNELVKVKVHINLIGDAKGLKEAGAIMMHPTAEIEIECRLVDMPDGIDVSVAELEAGHSITAGDVKLPAEGMRLITDVHAIVAQIVIQKAIEEKTEAAAVEAGAAEPVVLTAKKPAEGEEAKPGAKAAPGKDAPKKEEKKK; from the coding sequence ATGCACGAGAAGCAACCAACCCTTGTCGCGTCGAAGCGTGACCGCGTCGGCAGCCGGTACGCCAAGCGGTTCCGCACCGCCGGCAAACTCCCCGCCAACGTCTACGGCCACGGCCGTCCGCCGATCGCCATCGCCGTCGACGCCAAGGAGGCCATCACCCACATCCACCGCGGCGAGAAGGTCTTCAAGCTCGATTTCCCGGGCCACTCCGACATGGACGAGGGGCAGATCGTCCTGCTCAAGGAGCTGCAGTTCGACCACCTGGGCACCAATATCGTTCACGCCGACTTCGCCCGCGTTGACCTCAACGAACTGGTGAAGGTCAAGGTGCACATCAACCTCATCGGCGACGCCAAGGGCCTCAAGGAGGCGGGCGCCATCATGATGCACCCGACCGCCGAGATCGAGATCGAGTGCCGCCTGGTCGACATGCCCGACGGCATCGATGTCAGCGTGGCCGAGCTCGAGGCCGGCCACTCCATCACCGCGGGCGACGTCAAGCTCCCCGCCGAGGGGATGCGACTGATCACCGACGTCCACGCGATCGTCGCCCAGATCGTCATCCAGAAGGCCATCGAGGAGAAGACGGAGGCCGCCGCCGTCGAGGCCGGGGCCGCCGAGCCCGTCGTCCTCACCGCCAAGAAGCCCGCCGAGGGCGAGGAGGCGAAGCCAGGCGCCAAGGCCGCCCCCGGCAAGGATGCCCCCAAGAAGGAAGAGAAGAAGAAGTAG
- a CDS encoding ribose-phosphate pyrophosphokinase, which produces MSREDANSMKIFAGRHSIDLATRVCNVLDLPLGQARTEAFPDGELIVKLEEDVRGRDCFVLLSTGMPVNENVMELLIFLDCLRRASARRVTVVTPYFGYARQDRKDEGRVPITAKLVANLITAGHADRVLAIDLHAAQLQGFFDLPVDHLSATPVFYEYFSSIRDQLGDLCLVSPDVGNVKVAESFANLLGGDLAIINKRRVSGSNVVTENLIGTVRGKTVLMFDDMITTAGTVCEAARVVIDNGARDVIAAATHPVLVGLAMQRLAEAPISKIVVTNTIPIGERAAPLKGKIVELCVGKLLAEAVHRIHHNMSISALFKKTAGAKR; this is translated from the coding sequence ATGAGCCGCGAAGACGCGAACTCCATGAAGATCTTCGCCGGGCGCCACAGCATCGACCTGGCGACGCGCGTGTGCAATGTCCTCGACCTCCCGCTGGGCCAGGCCCGAACCGAGGCCTTTCCCGACGGCGAACTGATCGTCAAGCTCGAAGAGGATGTGCGCGGCCGCGACTGTTTCGTCCTTCTCTCCACGGGGATGCCCGTGAACGAGAACGTGATGGAACTGCTGATCTTCCTCGACTGCCTCCGCCGCGCGTCCGCGCGCCGGGTCACGGTGGTCACGCCGTACTTCGGCTACGCCCGGCAGGACCGCAAGGACGAGGGACGGGTTCCGATCACCGCGAAACTCGTGGCCAACCTCATCACCGCGGGCCACGCCGACCGCGTGCTGGCGATCGACCTGCACGCCGCGCAGCTTCAGGGCTTCTTCGATCTTCCGGTCGACCACCTCAGCGCGACGCCGGTGTTCTACGAGTATTTCAGCTCGATCCGGGATCAACTCGGCGACCTGTGCCTGGTCAGCCCCGATGTCGGCAACGTGAAGGTCGCCGAGTCGTTCGCGAACCTGCTCGGCGGCGACCTGGCGATCATCAACAAGCGCCGCGTCTCGGGCTCCAACGTCGTGACCGAGAACCTGATCGGCACCGTGCGGGGCAAGACCGTGCTCATGTTCGACGACATGATCACCACCGCCGGCACCGTGTGCGAAGCCGCCCGGGTGGTGATCGACAACGGGGCCCGTGACGTCATCGCCGCCGCCACCCACCCGGTGCTCGTCGGCCTGGCCATGCAGCGGCTCGCCGAGGCGCCCATCTCGAAAATCGTAGTTACCAACACCATCCCCATCGGCGAGCGGGCCGCCCCCCTGAAGGGCAAGATCGTCGAGCTCTGCGTCGGCAAGCTGCTCGCCGAGGCGGTGCACCGGATCCACCACAACATGTCCATCAGCGCCCTGTTCAAGAAGACCGCGGGCGCCAAGCGGTAA
- a CDS encoding NTP transferase domain-containing protein has product MTHAPSHSKPAASAPAAIILAAGKGTRMKSDLPKVVHPIGGRPMVCAVVDACLAAGCSRIVLVVGYKQELVREAIANDPALRNAGVEFAVQDEQLGTGHAVRCAEPLFTTEKAQAGHDVFVLAGDGPLIRAQTLRSLRDRHRSTGSAAALATSVIADPTGYGRIVRDPLLAPDGGPSRGRFVAIVEQKNCTPEQLRVREVNPSYYCMDARAMFETLARVKRNEASGEYYITDVPEMLLAAGARVEVIDAVPPEDVLSINTPEQLAEVDAIYMARRPAPAAKGAP; this is encoded by the coding sequence ATGACCCACGCACCCTCACATTCCAAGCCCGCTGCCTCCGCTCCCGCCGCGATCATCCTCGCGGCCGGGAAGGGGACTCGGATGAAGTCCGACCTCCCGAAGGTCGTTCATCCGATCGGCGGCCGGCCGATGGTGTGCGCGGTGGTCGACGCCTGCCTCGCCGCGGGGTGCTCGAGGATTGTGCTGGTGGTGGGGTACAAGCAGGAACTGGTCCGAGAGGCGATCGCGAACGATCCCGCGCTGCGCAACGCCGGCGTGGAGTTCGCGGTGCAGGACGAGCAGCTCGGCACCGGGCACGCGGTGCGGTGCGCCGAGCCGCTGTTCACGACGGAAAAGGCACAGGCAGGGCACGACGTCTTCGTCCTCGCCGGCGACGGGCCGCTCATCCGCGCCCAGACGCTCCGATCGCTGCGGGATCGGCACCGATCGACCGGTTCGGCGGCCGCGCTGGCGACCAGCGTGATTGCCGATCCGACCGGCTACGGCCGGATCGTCCGCGATCCCCTGCTGGCGCCCGACGGCGGTCCCAGCCGCGGCCGGTTTGTCGCGATCGTCGAGCAGAAGAACTGCACCCCGGAGCAGCTGCGGGTCCGCGAGGTTAATCCGTCGTACTACTGCATGGACGCACGGGCGATGTTCGAGACCCTCGCGAGGGTCAAGCGCAACGAGGCCTCCGGCGAGTACTACATCACGGACGTTCCCGAGATGCTGCTCGCCGCGGGCGCCCGCGTCGAGGTGATCGACGCCGTGCCGCCCGAGGATGTGCTCTCGATCAACACGCCCGAGCAACTCGCCGAGGTCGACGCAATCTATATGGCCCGGCGTCCTGCGCCGGCCGCAAAGGGGGCGCCATGA
- a CDS encoding DEAD/DEAH box helicase produces MLHAVWTEGSLHLWGEASSPADRAEAGATDAPLHPLAVRPELLGEIVRHMSGGDSAAEPSLLRLRLPARESTPLASPSMAHAAGATSGSDAAATLEVFGVPSVALPPVVAAWLLERLDEIGVGFDGAGERGHVGIGPGIRFFAAGARLARHLLAQQRFVPSLMQVASGEVRGVWQPWLADGPTVERVDHLLSSMPPICRAVVDARNHDAWGIIGDFLLVMTDALCRDVLIRDTMADAIDGRDPTKDAHVSWLQGLLGPGDDVPAGLVMRGELVRRVHRWISSLEDRGVTAQWRLLLRLTEPLEVGPIGDLVAPDDSLVWTIWFNLQAVRSPRVIIDASDIWLLPGGAVTVGGERIEQPHDVLLAELGRAARLYKKLESALGDAQPTKLELTTSEAYRFLREVRPILLEQGIEVEAPAWWDQPTIRVGARLQVESEDIDLDAEFASPGASHAATARLGLRSLVNYRWQLAIGDVVLTLEQFQKLAAQHSPLVRLHGRWVEVRPDDIRAAMDFLGKNPGGQMPVSQLLRLAYASDQRQTGLPITGMDATGWVARVFGGEGSGEAMPVLQTPEGFVGLLRPYQVKGLSWLAFLDRFGLGACLADDMGLGKTIQLLALLAFERMGRPEGSEGSVGPTLLVAPMSVVGNWVHEARRFTPTLRVMVHHGMERLGGDAMVNEARGSDLVITTYALAHRDREQLSLIPWNRVALDEAQNIKNPGAKQTQAIRSIPSERRVALTGTPVENRLSELWSIMDFLNPGHLGAAGEFRSRFAVPIERYHDSRRSEQLRQLVRPFVLRRLKTDSSVISDLPEKIESREYCYLTPEQASLYKTCVNDMLSAADRAEGMQRRGLVLAGLIKLKQICNHPAQFYKETSGSEADGGQPPKAERSGKSQRLVEMLGEVVDSGDRALVFTQFRQMGLLLASMLRHDLDREVLLLHGGTPAAAREAMIRRFQSGDPACPIFVLSLKAGGLGLNLTAANHVFHFDRWWNPAVESQATDRAYRIGQTRSVQVHKFVVAGTLEERIDQMIQEKTDLADQVIGSGERWLTELSTARLRELLTLRPDAVGEPATVEVGEAGEGPG; encoded by the coding sequence GTGCTCCACGCGGTCTGGACGGAAGGGAGCCTTCACCTGTGGGGCGAGGCTTCGAGCCCGGCCGACCGCGCCGAGGCCGGTGCGACAGATGCGCCCCTGCACCCGCTCGCCGTCAGGCCCGAACTTCTCGGTGAGATCGTCCGACACATGTCGGGCGGCGATTCAGCCGCCGAGCCCTCCCTCCTCCGCTTGCGGCTTCCCGCCCGCGAGAGCACGCCGCTGGCCAGCCCAAGCATGGCCCACGCGGCGGGCGCAACGTCGGGGAGCGACGCCGCCGCGACCCTTGAGGTGTTCGGTGTACCGTCGGTCGCTCTTCCGCCCGTGGTCGCCGCGTGGCTTCTGGAGCGTCTGGACGAGATCGGAGTCGGGTTCGACGGAGCGGGGGAACGCGGCCACGTCGGGATCGGGCCGGGGATCCGGTTCTTCGCCGCGGGCGCCCGCCTCGCCCGGCACCTCCTCGCCCAGCAGCGGTTTGTCCCCTCGTTGATGCAGGTCGCGAGCGGCGAGGTCCGCGGCGTATGGCAGCCGTGGCTCGCGGATGGTCCGACGGTCGAGCGGGTGGACCACCTGCTCTCGTCCATGCCCCCGATCTGCCGCGCCGTGGTCGATGCCCGCAACCACGACGCCTGGGGGATCATCGGCGATTTCCTGCTCGTCATGACCGACGCCCTCTGCCGCGATGTGCTCATCCGCGACACGATGGCCGACGCCATCGACGGGCGGGATCCTACCAAGGACGCCCACGTCTCCTGGCTCCAGGGCCTGCTCGGGCCCGGCGACGATGTGCCCGCGGGGCTGGTGATGCGAGGCGAACTGGTGCGACGGGTGCACCGGTGGATCTCGTCGCTGGAGGACCGGGGCGTCACCGCGCAGTGGCGGCTGCTGCTGCGGCTCACCGAACCGCTGGAAGTCGGTCCCATAGGCGATCTGGTCGCTCCCGATGACTCGCTGGTGTGGACCATCTGGTTCAATCTTCAGGCGGTGCGCTCGCCGCGGGTGATTATCGACGCATCGGACATCTGGCTTCTCCCCGGCGGCGCGGTGACAGTGGGGGGGGAGCGGATCGAGCAGCCGCACGATGTGCTGCTGGCCGAACTCGGGCGCGCGGCCCGTCTGTACAAGAAGCTGGAGTCCGCGCTGGGCGATGCGCAGCCCACGAAGCTGGAGCTGACGACGAGCGAGGCCTACCGCTTCCTGCGCGAGGTCCGCCCGATCCTGCTCGAACAGGGAATCGAGGTCGAGGCGCCCGCCTGGTGGGACCAGCCGACGATCCGGGTCGGGGCGCGCCTGCAGGTTGAGAGCGAGGACATCGATCTCGATGCCGAGTTCGCGTCACCCGGCGCTTCGCACGCGGCGACGGCCCGTCTTGGACTCCGCTCGCTCGTCAACTACCGCTGGCAACTGGCCATCGGCGATGTCGTCCTCACGCTCGAGCAGTTCCAGAAGCTCGCGGCCCAGCACTCGCCACTGGTCCGGCTGCACGGCCGCTGGGTTGAGGTGCGCCCCGACGACATCCGTGCCGCGATGGACTTCCTCGGAAAGAACCCCGGCGGCCAGATGCCCGTCAGCCAGTTGCTCCGCCTCGCGTACGCATCGGATCAGCGACAGACCGGCCTGCCCATCACCGGCATGGACGCCACGGGGTGGGTGGCCAGGGTCTTCGGCGGCGAGGGCTCGGGCGAGGCGATGCCGGTGCTTCAGACGCCCGAGGGGTTCGTCGGGCTGCTCCGCCCGTACCAGGTCAAGGGCCTGTCCTGGCTCGCGTTCCTCGACCGCTTCGGGCTCGGCGCCTGCCTGGCGGACGACATGGGCCTGGGCAAGACCATCCAGCTCCTCGCCTTGCTCGCGTTCGAGCGGATGGGCCGGCCCGAGGGGAGCGAAGGGTCGGTCGGCCCCACGCTGCTCGTCGCGCCGATGTCGGTGGTCGGCAACTGGGTCCACGAGGCCCGGCGGTTCACGCCGACGCTTCGCGTCATGGTGCACCACGGCATGGAGCGGCTGGGGGGCGATGCCATGGTGAACGAGGCCCGCGGGTCCGACCTCGTCATCACGACCTACGCCCTCGCGCACCGCGACCGCGAGCAACTCTCGCTCATCCCGTGGAACCGAGTCGCCCTCGACGAAGCGCAGAACATCAAGAACCCGGGCGCCAAGCAGACCCAGGCGATCAGGTCGATCCCCTCGGAGCGGCGCGTCGCGCTCACCGGCACCCCGGTCGAGAACCGCCTCAGCGAGCTGTGGTCCATCATGGACTTCCTCAACCCCGGTCACCTCGGCGCCGCGGGGGAGTTCCGTTCCCGGTTCGCCGTTCCCATCGAGCGGTACCACGACTCTCGCCGCAGCGAGCAGCTTCGGCAGCTCGTCCGCCCGTTCGTCCTCCGCCGGCTCAAGACGGATTCGAGCGTCATCTCCGATCTGCCCGAGAAGATCGAGAGCCGCGAGTACTGCTACCTCACCCCCGAGCAGGCCTCGCTGTACAAGACCTGCGTCAACGACATGCTCTCGGCGGCCGACCGGGCCGAGGGGATGCAGCGGCGCGGCCTTGTCCTCGCGGGGCTCATCAAGCTCAAGCAGATCTGCAACCACCCCGCCCAGTTCTACAAGGAAACCAGCGGCTCCGAGGCCGACGGCGGGCAACCCCCCAAGGCCGAGCGCTCGGGCAAGTCGCAGCGACTGGTCGAGATGCTCGGCGAGGTGGTCGATTCCGGCGATCGCGCCCTCGTCTTCACACAGTTCCGGCAGATGGGCCTGCTGCTCGCCTCGATGCTCAGGCACGACCTCGACCGCGAGGTGCTCCTGCTCCACGGCGGCACCCCCGCCGCGGCCCGCGAGGCGATGATCCGCCGCTTCCAGTCCGGCGATCCCGCGTGCCCGATCTTCGTGCTCAGCCTCAAGGCCGGAGGGCTCGGCCTCAACCTCACCGCCGCGAACCACGTCTTCCACTTTGACCGATGGTGGAACCCCGCAGTGGAGTCCCAGGCCACCGACCGCGCCTACCGCATCGGACAGACCCGCTCCGTGCAGGTCCACAAGTTCGTCGTGGCCGGAACGCTGGAGGAGCGGATCGACCAGATGATCCAGGAGAAGACGGACCTGGCCGATCAGGTCATCGGGTCGGGCGAGCGGTGGCTCACCGAACTGAGCACCGCACGCCTGCGCGAACTGCTCACGCTGCGGCCCGACGCCGTCGGCGAGCCCGCCACGGTCGAGGTCGGCGAAGCCGGGGAGGGCCCCGGATGA